The Bubalus bubalis isolate 160015118507 breed Murrah chromosome 16, NDDB_SH_1, whole genome shotgun sequence genome window below encodes:
- the GDPD5 gene encoding glycerophosphodiester phosphodiesterase domain-containing protein 5 isoform X1 codes for MVRHQPLQYYEPQLCLSCLTGIYGCRWKRYQRSHDDTTPWERLWFLLLTFTFGLTLTWLYFWWEVHNDYDEFNWYLYNRMGYWSDWSVPILMATAAAFTYIAGLQVLALCHIAVGQQMNLHWLHKIGLVAILVATVVAMSAVAQLWEDEWEVLLISLQGTAPFLHVGALVAITALSWIVAGQFARAERSSSQIAILGIFFTVVFALYLAPLTISSPCIMEKKDLGPKPALIGHRGAPMLAPEHTLMSFRKALEQKLYGLQADVTISLDGVPFLMHDATLRRTTNVEEEFPELARRPASMLNWTILQRLNAGQWFLKTDPFWTASSLSPSDHREAQNQSICRLVELLELAKGNATLLLNLRDPPREHPYRSNFLNITLEALLSSGFPQHQVLWLPNRQRPLVRKVAPGFQQMSGSKEAAASLRRGHIQRLNLRYTQVSRQELRDYASWNLSVNLYTVNAPWLFSLLWCAGVPSVTSDNSHTLSQVPSPLWIMPPDEYCLMWVTADLISFTLIIGIFVLQNYHLIRWRLGGIRSYNPEQIMLSAAVRRTSRDVSIMKEKLIFSEISDGMEVSDELSVCSDNSYDTYANSATTPVAPRGSGSRAKTLTDRSGR; via the exons TGGGAGCGCCTCTGGTTCCTGCTCCTGACCTTCACCTTCGGCCTCACGCTTACCTGGCTGTACTTCTGGTGGGAAGTCCACAATGACTACGATGAATTCAACTG GTACCTCTACAACCGCATGGGCTACTGGAGTGACTGGTCCGTGCCCATCCTCATGGCCACAGCAGCTGCCTTCACTTACATCGCTGGCCTCCAG GTCCTGGCACTGTGCCACATCGCCGTGGGGCAACAGATGAACCTGCACTGGCTGCACAAG ATCGGGCTGGTGGCCATCCTGGTGGCCACCGTGGTGGCCATGTCGGCCGTGGCCCAGCTGTGGGAGGACGAGTGGGAGGTGCTCCTCATCTCCCTGCag GGCACAGCACCGTTCCTGCACGTGGGGGCCCTGGTGGCTATCACAGCACTCTCCTGGATTGTGGCAGGACAGTTTGCCCGCGCAGAGCGATCCT CCTCCCAGATAGCTATTCTCGGAATCTTCTTCACTGTGGTGTTTGCCCTCTACCTGGCCCCTCTCACCATCTCCTCTCCCTGCATCATGGAGAAAAAGGACCTGGGCCCCAAACCTGCCCTCATTGGCCACCGTGGGGCCCCCATG CTGGCCCCAGAGCACACGCTGATGTCCTTCAGGAAGGCCCTAGAGCAGAAGCTGTACGGACTCCAGGCTGATGTCACCATCAG CCTGGATGGGGTGCCCTTCCTCATGCACGACGCCACCCTGCGGCGCACCACCAACGTGGAGGAGGAGTTTCCGGAGCTCGCCCGCAGGCCCGCCTCCATGCTCAACTGGACCATCCTGCAGAGGCTCAACGCCGGCCAGTGGTTCCTGAAG ACGGACCCGTTCTGGACAGCCAGCTCCCTGTCACCCTCCGACCACAGGGAGGCCCAAAACCAGTCCATCTGCAGACTAGTGGAGCTCTTGGAGCTGGCCAAGGGCAATGCCACGCTGCTGCTCAACCTGCGTGACCCGCCGCGGGAGCACCCCTACCGCAGTAACTTCCTCAACATCACGCTGGAGGCCCTTCTGAGCTCAGGCTTCCCCCAGCACCAG GTTCTGTGGCTGCCCAACAGGCAGAGGCCCTTAGTGAGAAAGGTGGCTCCCGGCTTCCAGCAGATGTCAGGCTCCAAGGAGGCGGCCGCCAGCCTGAGGAGAGGCCACATCCAGCGGCTGAACCTGCGCTACACTCAGGTGTCCCGCCAGGAGCTCAG GGACTATGCATCCTGGAACCTGAGTGTGAACCTCTACACGGTCAATGCTCCATGGCTCTTCTCCCTGCTGTGGTGTGCAGGGGTCCCGTCCGTCACCTCCGACAACTCCCACACCTTGTCCCAGGTGCCTTCCCCACTCTGGATCATG CCCCCGGACGAGTACTGTCTCATGTGGGTCACCGCCGACCTgatctccttcaccctcatcattGGCATCTTCGTACTCCAGAA CTATCACTTGATCAG GTGGCGCCTGGGTGGCATCCGGAGCTACAACCCCGAGCAGATCATGCTGAGTGCCGCAGTGCGCCGGACCAGCCGGGACGTCAGCATCATGAAGGAGAAGCTCATCTTCTCAG AGATCAGCGATGGCATGGAGGTCTCCGATGAGCTCTCTGTGTGCTCGGACAACAGTTATGACACGTATGCCAACAGCGCCACCACCCCGGTGGCCCCACGAGGGAGCGGCAGCCGTGCCAAGACCCTCACAGACCGGAGTGGGCGTTAG
- the GDPD5 gene encoding glycerophosphodiester phosphodiesterase domain-containing protein 5 isoform X3: MVRHQPLQYYEPQLCLSCLTGIYGCRWKRYQRSHDDTTPWERLWFLLLTFTFGLTLTWLYFWWEVHNDYDEFNWYLYNRMGYWSDWSVPILMATAAAFTYIAGLQVLALCHIAVGQQMNLHWLHKGTAPFLHVGALVAITALSWIVAGQFARAERSSSQIAILGIFFTVVFALYLAPLTISSPCIMEKKDLGPKPALIGHRGAPMLAPEHTLMSFRKALEQKLYGLQADVTISLDGVPFLMHDATLRRTTNVEEEFPELARRPASMLNWTILQRLNAGQWFLKTDPFWTASSLSPSDHREAQNQSICRLVELLELAKGNATLLLNLRDPPREHPYRSNFLNITLEALLSSGFPQHQVLWLPNRQRPLVRKVAPGFQQMSGSKEAAASLRRGHIQRLNLRYTQVSRQELRDYASWNLSVNLYTVNAPWLFSLLWCAGVPSVTSDNSHTLSQVPSPLWIMPPDEYCLMWVTADLISFTLIIGIFVLQNYHLIRWRLGGIRSYNPEQIMLSAAVRRTSRDVSIMKEKLIFSEISDGMEVSDELSVCSDNSYDTYANSATTPVAPRGSGSRAKTLTDRSGR; the protein is encoded by the exons TGGGAGCGCCTCTGGTTCCTGCTCCTGACCTTCACCTTCGGCCTCACGCTTACCTGGCTGTACTTCTGGTGGGAAGTCCACAATGACTACGATGAATTCAACTG GTACCTCTACAACCGCATGGGCTACTGGAGTGACTGGTCCGTGCCCATCCTCATGGCCACAGCAGCTGCCTTCACTTACATCGCTGGCCTCCAG GTCCTGGCACTGTGCCACATCGCCGTGGGGCAACAGATGAACCTGCACTGGCTGCACAAG GGCACAGCACCGTTCCTGCACGTGGGGGCCCTGGTGGCTATCACAGCACTCTCCTGGATTGTGGCAGGACAGTTTGCCCGCGCAGAGCGATCCT CCTCCCAGATAGCTATTCTCGGAATCTTCTTCACTGTGGTGTTTGCCCTCTACCTGGCCCCTCTCACCATCTCCTCTCCCTGCATCATGGAGAAAAAGGACCTGGGCCCCAAACCTGCCCTCATTGGCCACCGTGGGGCCCCCATG CTGGCCCCAGAGCACACGCTGATGTCCTTCAGGAAGGCCCTAGAGCAGAAGCTGTACGGACTCCAGGCTGATGTCACCATCAG CCTGGATGGGGTGCCCTTCCTCATGCACGACGCCACCCTGCGGCGCACCACCAACGTGGAGGAGGAGTTTCCGGAGCTCGCCCGCAGGCCCGCCTCCATGCTCAACTGGACCATCCTGCAGAGGCTCAACGCCGGCCAGTGGTTCCTGAAG ACGGACCCGTTCTGGACAGCCAGCTCCCTGTCACCCTCCGACCACAGGGAGGCCCAAAACCAGTCCATCTGCAGACTAGTGGAGCTCTTGGAGCTGGCCAAGGGCAATGCCACGCTGCTGCTCAACCTGCGTGACCCGCCGCGGGAGCACCCCTACCGCAGTAACTTCCTCAACATCACGCTGGAGGCCCTTCTGAGCTCAGGCTTCCCCCAGCACCAG GTTCTGTGGCTGCCCAACAGGCAGAGGCCCTTAGTGAGAAAGGTGGCTCCCGGCTTCCAGCAGATGTCAGGCTCCAAGGAGGCGGCCGCCAGCCTGAGGAGAGGCCACATCCAGCGGCTGAACCTGCGCTACACTCAGGTGTCCCGCCAGGAGCTCAG GGACTATGCATCCTGGAACCTGAGTGTGAACCTCTACACGGTCAATGCTCCATGGCTCTTCTCCCTGCTGTGGTGTGCAGGGGTCCCGTCCGTCACCTCCGACAACTCCCACACCTTGTCCCAGGTGCCTTCCCCACTCTGGATCATG CCCCCGGACGAGTACTGTCTCATGTGGGTCACCGCCGACCTgatctccttcaccctcatcattGGCATCTTCGTACTCCAGAA CTATCACTTGATCAG GTGGCGCCTGGGTGGCATCCGGAGCTACAACCCCGAGCAGATCATGCTGAGTGCCGCAGTGCGCCGGACCAGCCGGGACGTCAGCATCATGAAGGAGAAGCTCATCTTCTCAG AGATCAGCGATGGCATGGAGGTCTCCGATGAGCTCTCTGTGTGCTCGGACAACAGTTATGACACGTATGCCAACAGCGCCACCACCCCGGTGGCCCCACGAGGGAGCGGCAGCCGTGCCAAGACCCTCACAGACCGGAGTGGGCGTTAG
- the GDPD5 gene encoding glycerophosphodiester phosphodiesterase domain-containing protein 5 isoform X2, whose translation MVRHQPLQYYEPQLCLSCLTGIYGCRWKRYQRSHDDTTPWERLWFLLLTFTFGLTLTWLYFWWEVHNDYDEFNWYLYNRMGYWSDWSVPILMATAAAFTYIAGLQVLALCHIAVGQQMNLHWLHKIGLVAILVATVVAMSAVAQLWEDEWEVLLISLQGTAPFLHVGALVAITALSWIVAGQFARAERSSSQIAILGIFFTVVFALYLAPLTISSPCIMEKKDLGPKPALIGHRGAPMLAPEHTLMSFRKALEQKLYGLQADVTISLDGVPFLMHDATLRRTTNVEEEFPELARRPASMLNWTILQRLNAGQWFLKTDPFWTASSLSPSDHREAQNQSICRLVELLELAKGNATLLLNLRDPPREHPYRSNFLNITLEALLSSGFPQHQVLWLPNRQRPLVRKVAPGFQQMSGSKEAAASLRRGHIQRLNLRYTQVSRQELRDYASWNLSVNLYTVNAPWLFSLLWCAGVPSVTSDNSHTLSQVPSPLWIMPPDEYCLMWVTADLISFTLIIGIFVLQKWRLGGIRSYNPEQIMLSAAVRRTSRDVSIMKEKLIFSEISDGMEVSDELSVCSDNSYDTYANSATTPVAPRGSGSRAKTLTDRSGR comes from the exons TGGGAGCGCCTCTGGTTCCTGCTCCTGACCTTCACCTTCGGCCTCACGCTTACCTGGCTGTACTTCTGGTGGGAAGTCCACAATGACTACGATGAATTCAACTG GTACCTCTACAACCGCATGGGCTACTGGAGTGACTGGTCCGTGCCCATCCTCATGGCCACAGCAGCTGCCTTCACTTACATCGCTGGCCTCCAG GTCCTGGCACTGTGCCACATCGCCGTGGGGCAACAGATGAACCTGCACTGGCTGCACAAG ATCGGGCTGGTGGCCATCCTGGTGGCCACCGTGGTGGCCATGTCGGCCGTGGCCCAGCTGTGGGAGGACGAGTGGGAGGTGCTCCTCATCTCCCTGCag GGCACAGCACCGTTCCTGCACGTGGGGGCCCTGGTGGCTATCACAGCACTCTCCTGGATTGTGGCAGGACAGTTTGCCCGCGCAGAGCGATCCT CCTCCCAGATAGCTATTCTCGGAATCTTCTTCACTGTGGTGTTTGCCCTCTACCTGGCCCCTCTCACCATCTCCTCTCCCTGCATCATGGAGAAAAAGGACCTGGGCCCCAAACCTGCCCTCATTGGCCACCGTGGGGCCCCCATG CTGGCCCCAGAGCACACGCTGATGTCCTTCAGGAAGGCCCTAGAGCAGAAGCTGTACGGACTCCAGGCTGATGTCACCATCAG CCTGGATGGGGTGCCCTTCCTCATGCACGACGCCACCCTGCGGCGCACCACCAACGTGGAGGAGGAGTTTCCGGAGCTCGCCCGCAGGCCCGCCTCCATGCTCAACTGGACCATCCTGCAGAGGCTCAACGCCGGCCAGTGGTTCCTGAAG ACGGACCCGTTCTGGACAGCCAGCTCCCTGTCACCCTCCGACCACAGGGAGGCCCAAAACCAGTCCATCTGCAGACTAGTGGAGCTCTTGGAGCTGGCCAAGGGCAATGCCACGCTGCTGCTCAACCTGCGTGACCCGCCGCGGGAGCACCCCTACCGCAGTAACTTCCTCAACATCACGCTGGAGGCCCTTCTGAGCTCAGGCTTCCCCCAGCACCAG GTTCTGTGGCTGCCCAACAGGCAGAGGCCCTTAGTGAGAAAGGTGGCTCCCGGCTTCCAGCAGATGTCAGGCTCCAAGGAGGCGGCCGCCAGCCTGAGGAGAGGCCACATCCAGCGGCTGAACCTGCGCTACACTCAGGTGTCCCGCCAGGAGCTCAG GGACTATGCATCCTGGAACCTGAGTGTGAACCTCTACACGGTCAATGCTCCATGGCTCTTCTCCCTGCTGTGGTGTGCAGGGGTCCCGTCCGTCACCTCCGACAACTCCCACACCTTGTCCCAGGTGCCTTCCCCACTCTGGATCATG CCCCCGGACGAGTACTGTCTCATGTGGGTCACCGCCGACCTgatctccttcaccctcatcattGGCATCTTCGTACTCCAGAA GTGGCGCCTGGGTGGCATCCGGAGCTACAACCCCGAGCAGATCATGCTGAGTGCCGCAGTGCGCCGGACCAGCCGGGACGTCAGCATCATGAAGGAGAAGCTCATCTTCTCAG AGATCAGCGATGGCATGGAGGTCTCCGATGAGCTCTCTGTGTGCTCGGACAACAGTTATGACACGTATGCCAACAGCGCCACCACCCCGGTGGCCCCACGAGGGAGCGGCAGCCGTGCCAAGACCCTCACAGACCGGAGTGGGCGTTAG
- the GDPD5 gene encoding glycerophosphodiester phosphodiesterase domain-containing protein 5 isoform X4 — MVRHQPLQYYEPQLCLSCLTGIYGCRWKRYQRSHDDTTPWERLWFLLLTFTFGLTLTWLYFWWEVHNDYDEFNWYLYNRMGYWSDWSVPILMATAAAFTYIAGLQVLALCHIAVGQQMNLHWLHKIGLVAILVATVVAMSAVAQLWEDEWEVLLISLQGTAPFLHVGALVAITALSWIVAGQFARAERSSSQIAILGIFFTVVFALYLAPLTISSPCIMEKKDLGPKPALIGHRGAPMLAPEHTLMSFRKALEQKLYGLQADVTISLDGVPFLMHDATLRRTTNVEEEFPELARRPASMLNWTILQRLNAGQWFLKTDPFWTASSLSPSDHREAQNQSICRLVELLELAKGNATLLLNLRDPPREHPYRSNFLNITLEALLSSGFPQHQVLWLPNRQRPLVRKVAPGFQQMSGSKEAAASLRRGHIQRLNLRYTQVSRQELRDYASWNLSVNLYTVNAPWLFSLLWCAGVPSVTSDNSHTLSQVPSPLWIMAAGADQQQEVHLARPGPSTVHLRSRGCGAWLPCRLAFLGTSLAPWRGSSHTPQPTMTRTLPST, encoded by the exons TGGGAGCGCCTCTGGTTCCTGCTCCTGACCTTCACCTTCGGCCTCACGCTTACCTGGCTGTACTTCTGGTGGGAAGTCCACAATGACTACGATGAATTCAACTG GTACCTCTACAACCGCATGGGCTACTGGAGTGACTGGTCCGTGCCCATCCTCATGGCCACAGCAGCTGCCTTCACTTACATCGCTGGCCTCCAG GTCCTGGCACTGTGCCACATCGCCGTGGGGCAACAGATGAACCTGCACTGGCTGCACAAG ATCGGGCTGGTGGCCATCCTGGTGGCCACCGTGGTGGCCATGTCGGCCGTGGCCCAGCTGTGGGAGGACGAGTGGGAGGTGCTCCTCATCTCCCTGCag GGCACAGCACCGTTCCTGCACGTGGGGGCCCTGGTGGCTATCACAGCACTCTCCTGGATTGTGGCAGGACAGTTTGCCCGCGCAGAGCGATCCT CCTCCCAGATAGCTATTCTCGGAATCTTCTTCACTGTGGTGTTTGCCCTCTACCTGGCCCCTCTCACCATCTCCTCTCCCTGCATCATGGAGAAAAAGGACCTGGGCCCCAAACCTGCCCTCATTGGCCACCGTGGGGCCCCCATG CTGGCCCCAGAGCACACGCTGATGTCCTTCAGGAAGGCCCTAGAGCAGAAGCTGTACGGACTCCAGGCTGATGTCACCATCAG CCTGGATGGGGTGCCCTTCCTCATGCACGACGCCACCCTGCGGCGCACCACCAACGTGGAGGAGGAGTTTCCGGAGCTCGCCCGCAGGCCCGCCTCCATGCTCAACTGGACCATCCTGCAGAGGCTCAACGCCGGCCAGTGGTTCCTGAAG ACGGACCCGTTCTGGACAGCCAGCTCCCTGTCACCCTCCGACCACAGGGAGGCCCAAAACCAGTCCATCTGCAGACTAGTGGAGCTCTTGGAGCTGGCCAAGGGCAATGCCACGCTGCTGCTCAACCTGCGTGACCCGCCGCGGGAGCACCCCTACCGCAGTAACTTCCTCAACATCACGCTGGAGGCCCTTCTGAGCTCAGGCTTCCCCCAGCACCAG GTTCTGTGGCTGCCCAACAGGCAGAGGCCCTTAGTGAGAAAGGTGGCTCCCGGCTTCCAGCAGATGTCAGGCTCCAAGGAGGCGGCCGCCAGCCTGAGGAGAGGCCACATCCAGCGGCTGAACCTGCGCTACACTCAGGTGTCCCGCCAGGAGCTCAG GGACTATGCATCCTGGAACCTGAGTGTGAACCTCTACACGGTCAATGCTCCATGGCTCTTCTCCCTGCTGTGGTGTGCAGGGGTCCCGTCCGTCACCTCCGACAACTCCCACACCTTGTCCCAGGTGCCTTCCCCACTCTGGATCATG GCCGCAGGAGCTGACCAACAGCAGGAAGTGCATCTGGCCCGTCCTGGCCCCTCCACAGTTCACCTGAGATCACGGGGGTGTGGGGCCTGGCTGCCCTGCAGGCTTGCCTTCCTAGGCACCTCTCTGGCCCCCTGGAGGGGAAGCTCCCACACTCCACAGCCTACAATGACACGTACCCTCCCATCCACATGA
- the GDPD5 gene encoding glycerophosphodiester phosphodiesterase domain-containing protein 5 isoform X5: MGYWSDWSVPILMATAAAFTYIAGLQVLALCHIAVGQQMNLHWLHKIGLVAILVATVVAMSAVAQLWEDEWEVLLISLQGTAPFLHVGALVAITALSWIVAGQFARAERSSSQIAILGIFFTVVFALYLAPLTISSPCIMEKKDLGPKPALIGHRGAPMLAPEHTLMSFRKALEQKLYGLQADVTISLDGVPFLMHDATLRRTTNVEEEFPELARRPASMLNWTILQRLNAGQWFLKTDPFWTASSLSPSDHREAQNQSICRLVELLELAKGNATLLLNLRDPPREHPYRSNFLNITLEALLSSGFPQHQVLWLPNRQRPLVRKVAPGFQQMSGSKEAAASLRRGHIQRLNLRYTQVSRQELRDYASWNLSVNLYTVNAPWLFSLLWCAGVPSVTSDNSHTLSQVPSPLWIMPPDEYCLMWVTADLISFTLIIGIFVLQNYHLIRWRLGGIRSYNPEQIMLSAAVRRTSRDVSIMKEKLIFSEISDGMEVSDELSVCSDNSYDTYANSATTPVAPRGSGSRAKTLTDRSGR, encoded by the exons ATGGGCTACTGGAGTGACTGGTCCGTGCCCATCCTCATGGCCACAGCAGCTGCCTTCACTTACATCGCTGGCCTCCAG GTCCTGGCACTGTGCCACATCGCCGTGGGGCAACAGATGAACCTGCACTGGCTGCACAAG ATCGGGCTGGTGGCCATCCTGGTGGCCACCGTGGTGGCCATGTCGGCCGTGGCCCAGCTGTGGGAGGACGAGTGGGAGGTGCTCCTCATCTCCCTGCag GGCACAGCACCGTTCCTGCACGTGGGGGCCCTGGTGGCTATCACAGCACTCTCCTGGATTGTGGCAGGACAGTTTGCCCGCGCAGAGCGATCCT CCTCCCAGATAGCTATTCTCGGAATCTTCTTCACTGTGGTGTTTGCCCTCTACCTGGCCCCTCTCACCATCTCCTCTCCCTGCATCATGGAGAAAAAGGACCTGGGCCCCAAACCTGCCCTCATTGGCCACCGTGGGGCCCCCATG CTGGCCCCAGAGCACACGCTGATGTCCTTCAGGAAGGCCCTAGAGCAGAAGCTGTACGGACTCCAGGCTGATGTCACCATCAG CCTGGATGGGGTGCCCTTCCTCATGCACGACGCCACCCTGCGGCGCACCACCAACGTGGAGGAGGAGTTTCCGGAGCTCGCCCGCAGGCCCGCCTCCATGCTCAACTGGACCATCCTGCAGAGGCTCAACGCCGGCCAGTGGTTCCTGAAG ACGGACCCGTTCTGGACAGCCAGCTCCCTGTCACCCTCCGACCACAGGGAGGCCCAAAACCAGTCCATCTGCAGACTAGTGGAGCTCTTGGAGCTGGCCAAGGGCAATGCCACGCTGCTGCTCAACCTGCGTGACCCGCCGCGGGAGCACCCCTACCGCAGTAACTTCCTCAACATCACGCTGGAGGCCCTTCTGAGCTCAGGCTTCCCCCAGCACCAG GTTCTGTGGCTGCCCAACAGGCAGAGGCCCTTAGTGAGAAAGGTGGCTCCCGGCTTCCAGCAGATGTCAGGCTCCAAGGAGGCGGCCGCCAGCCTGAGGAGAGGCCACATCCAGCGGCTGAACCTGCGCTACACTCAGGTGTCCCGCCAGGAGCTCAG GGACTATGCATCCTGGAACCTGAGTGTGAACCTCTACACGGTCAATGCTCCATGGCTCTTCTCCCTGCTGTGGTGTGCAGGGGTCCCGTCCGTCACCTCCGACAACTCCCACACCTTGTCCCAGGTGCCTTCCCCACTCTGGATCATG CCCCCGGACGAGTACTGTCTCATGTGGGTCACCGCCGACCTgatctccttcaccctcatcattGGCATCTTCGTACTCCAGAA CTATCACTTGATCAG GTGGCGCCTGGGTGGCATCCGGAGCTACAACCCCGAGCAGATCATGCTGAGTGCCGCAGTGCGCCGGACCAGCCGGGACGTCAGCATCATGAAGGAGAAGCTCATCTTCTCAG AGATCAGCGATGGCATGGAGGTCTCCGATGAGCTCTCTGTGTGCTCGGACAACAGTTATGACACGTATGCCAACAGCGCCACCACCCCGGTGGCCCCACGAGGGAGCGGCAGCCGTGCCAAGACCCTCACAGACCGGAGTGGGCGTTAG